DNA from Oscillospiraceae bacterium:
CTTTTATGCTTTTTTCTTTTTGGTATCGTGAATGATCATGCCAACCACATTGAATGCCAGCATTATCGCATGAGTAACCAGCGGTGCATAGGAGCCTTTGATTATATCATAGGATGACCACAGTATCATATTGATGAGCGTCCATATACGGTATTTTCTGCCGTTTTTCTGTCCGATGCACATTATGAACGTGAGAGAAGCGATAATAGCCATGATATCCACAAATTCTGTGAAAACCATAAGGTTTATAACCACAAATGCCGCAGAATATGCAATTATGAGCCAGATGGGGAGCTTCTTATTTTTGGATTCAAAAAAGTAATTGATGATTGTTTGTGCCGCTCCTATGTAGCAGGACGCCGCGCCATTGGCATTTTGGTCTATAAGATAGCTTGTAGCCACCAGAGTATTGCCCAGAAATACCAAAACAAGTATCTTGCGCATATTCTTTCCCTTCAAAAGGGATGCCGTTATCATACTTATGAGACCCGTAATGCTGAGAACAAATGAAAGAACTGCCATTATTACCTCCTGCGATGTGACAATGATTAAAGCCGTGTGCCAAATTTATTAAATTTTCATTTACCGGGCACACGTCCGGTATTATATCACAAAATGACATACAATGCAATACTTTGAAGCAAAAAAACGAATTATGTTTTTTTATGAATTTACAAAAACACGCTGTTCTGCATACCATAACTATACAGGAGTTCATCCTGACAAAAAACAAAAGGAGGAAATCTATGGCAACATTCTTTAACCAGGCAACCCTGTCATACAGCGGTGGAACTGTCAATTCAAATGTGACCTCAGGCGAAATAATTGAAGTTCTGTCCGCTTCAAAAACCGCCGTTACAGGCGAATACACCCAAGGCTCCGAAATCACATATGCAATAAATATAGCGAATTCCGGTGCATCTCCCATAAACGGTCTTACCGTCACCGACAATCTTGGTGAATACACTGCGGGGGCTTTAACACTGTACCCAATGGACTACATAAACGGATCAGTAAAATATTTTGCTGACGGAATTTTGCAGCCCGCTCCCGCAGTAATCGCAGGTCCGCCTCTTGTAATCACAGGTATAAGCATACCCGCAAACGGAGTTGCAACAATTTTGTATACAGCTGTTGTCAACAGCACCGCCTCTCCCCTTGCCGACGGAACAATACTTAACACCGCGGTCATAAGCGGAGCGGGTATTACCGACATCACAGTTAACGAAACTGTTACATCCGACAATGCGCCCGACCTTACCATCGCAAAATCCGTATCCCCTGCCGTCGTTACCGAAAACGGACGGATAACATACACTTTTGTTATTCAGAATACCGGCAATACTCCTGCTGTGACAACCGACAACATAGTAATAACCGACACCTTTGACCCCATTCTGAGCGATATAAGTGTAACCTATAACGGCACCGTTCTGACTGAACCCGACGGATACACATATAACCCGGCAACAGGAGACTTTGCCACCCAGCCCGGTGCAGTAACCGTCCCCGGGGCAACTTACACTCAGAATCCCGCAACCGGAATCTGGACTGTAACCCCAGGTGTAGCTACACTCACCGTAAGCGGAAATATCTGATTTTTTCGAGCTAAAAAGTTTTTTACGCAGCAAATCCCCGCTTTTTTTACATAAAAAGCGGGGATTTTTAACTTGGGAATTCTGCACATATCAGGTGTTTTTCATGATAACAGAGCCGACACATTCACTTACATGCTCGCAGGCATCGATGCATGCCTCGAAGCAATCAAACATTTCTCGCCATGCAATGGTAGTGAGCACATCGCCCGGGTTCACCATCAATTCGTGAACAGAAGAAATATAAAGTCTGTCGCACTCCTCCTCCACATCGTTAAGCTCTACTATAAGTGAATGTATTTTTTTGGATTTTTTAAAGTTCTCAAATTCAGCCATCATTTCACAAAGTATCTGACACGACTTCACTATATTCTCCGCAAAAACGATCGCCGACGGGTTAATTACGGTAATATTGTTCATATAAAGCTTTTGCAGTAAATCCTCTATGTTGTCAGTAACATTATCAAGGTCATTGCTCAGCAAATCCAGGTCCTCACGGTCAACGGGTGTAACAAATGCTTTCGCCAGCGCATCACCCATTTCATGCTTTTTTGCGTCTGCGCCATGCTCGATTTCGTGCATTTCCTTAAGCATGTCACCAAGGTTATCGGGATTATAATTTTTAAGACAGTCCAGCAGATAGTCTGCTGCTTTCTTTGAAAGCGTCACACACTCCAAAAAATTTTCAAAATAAAACTTATCACCTTTTGCCATTTTATAACTTCCTTTCAATTACGTGAATAACATCATAAATATTTTAGTCATAACAAAACCCACAAGCCCACATCCGGGGAAGGTAAGTACCCATGTAAGCACCATTTCCTTTACAACACCGAAGTTGATTGCGGAAACTCTTTTAACGGCACCCACACCCATGATCGATGTAGTTTTAGCATGAGTGGTAGAAACAGGAAGACTAAACACAGAACAGAACAACAATGACAATGCCGCAGCTATATCAGCTGAAAATCCCTGGTATTTTTCAAGCTTTACCATATCCATACCAACAGATTTAATGATTTTCTTGCCACCCATCGCCGTGCCCAGTGCCATGACAACCGAGCATATAATCATAAGCCATACTGGAATGCTTATATCTGACGGTAGCGCCTGATCCTTGGACATATATACACAAAGGAGTATAACGCCCATAAATTTCTGCCCGTCCTGAGCGCCGTGCATAAACGCCATGGCGGCGGCACCGCCGATCTGTGCTCCGCGGAAAAACGGTTCTGTTTTACAACGGTTTGCCTTATAAAAAATCAAAGAAACAAGCTTACACACAAGCCAGCCCAGTCCAAATCCGAGAACAACGGAAATTCCTATACCGTAAATTACCTTTATCCACTCAGCACCGTTTACACCCTCAAAGCTGCCGCGAAGAGCTATTGCACTTCCCGTAAGTCCTGCAATAAGCGCATGACTTTCACTGGTGGGAATTCCGAACACCCACGCCAATGTAGCCCATAGAACGATAGCGAACAGTGCCGCGCTGAGAGCTATTATTGCCTTGTCGGGGTCGGAGCCGAAATCAACCATCTTTGTAATGGTTTCCGCAACAGTGGCATTGAGCAGTGTCATTACAAAGACACCCAGGAAATTGAACACTGCTGCCATGATAACAGCCAGGCGCGGAGACATACATCTTGTAACCACGCATG
Protein-coding regions in this window:
- a CDS encoding DUF47 family protein, encoding MAKGDKFYFENFLECVTLSKKAADYLLDCLKNYNPDNLGDMLKEMHEIEHGADAKKHEMGDALAKAFVTPVDREDLDLLSNDLDNVTDNIEDLLQKLYMNNITVINPSAIVFAENIVKSCQILCEMMAEFENFKKSKKIHSLIVELNDVEEECDRLYISSVHELMVNPGDVLTTIAWREMFDCFEACIDACEHVSECVGSVIMKNT
- a CDS encoding inorganic phosphate transporter → MDSVLSFWLQMTNNPLLLIAVTLTLGVILVNGWTDAPNAIATCVVTRCMSPRLAVIMAAVFNFLGVFVMTLLNATVAETITKMVDFGSDPDKAIIALSAALFAIVLWATLAWVFGIPTSESHALIAGLTGSAIALRGSFEGVNGAEWIKVIYGIGISVVLGFGLGWLVCKLVSLIFYKANRCKTEPFFRGAQIGGAAAMAFMHGAQDGQKFMGVILLCVYMSKDQALPSDISIPVWLMIICSVVMALGTAMGGKKIIKSVGMDMVKLEKYQGFSADIAAALSLLFCSVFSLPVSTTHAKTTSIMGVGAVKRVSAINFGVVKEMVLTWVLTFPGCGLVGFVMTKIFMMLFT
- a CDS encoding YgjV family protein, with protein sequence MAVLSFVLSITGLISMITASLLKGKNMRKILVLVFLGNTLVATSYLIDQNANGAASCYIGAAQTIINYFFESKNKKLPIWLIIAYSAAFVVINLMVFTEFVDIMAIIASLTFIMCIGQKNGRKYRIWTLINMILWSSYDIIKGSYAPLVTHAIMLAFNVVGMIIHDTKKKKA